From Thermococcus sp., the proteins below share one genomic window:
- a CDS encoding 7-carboxy-7-deazaguanine synthase QueE, whose product MRLIMAEVFNSWQGEGGSVPGSAFGRRQVFVRFAGCNLYCRWCDSKQYINASRVSRWRYEVEPFTGKFEYRPNPASVDEVVNAVLRLDTGDIHSISYTGGEPTLQVKPLKALMERMKSLGFDNFLETHGGLPELIREVAPLVDYASVDIKDETAKATEDWKGLVLREVESIKILRNAGAKVYAKLVVTRETKLENVRWYAGLLKNLAPLVIQPKEPIDISQERLMEFYREAALTMGKKNVGLSFQVHKYLNVL is encoded by the coding sequence ATGAGACTCATAATGGCCGAGGTCTTCAACAGCTGGCAGGGCGAAGGGGGAAGCGTCCCCGGGAGCGCCTTCGGGAGGAGGCAGGTTTTCGTCCGCTTCGCGGGCTGTAACCTCTATTGCCGATGGTGTGACTCAAAGCAGTACATCAACGCCTCCCGAGTTTCCCGCTGGCGCTACGAGGTCGAGCCCTTCACCGGGAAGTTCGAGTACCGGCCAAATCCAGCGAGCGTTGATGAAGTCGTTAACGCCGTTCTGCGGCTCGATACCGGTGATATTCACTCGATAAGCTACACCGGTGGCGAACCGACTCTCCAGGTGAAGCCGCTGAAGGCCCTTATGGAGCGCATGAAAAGTCTTGGCTTTGACAACTTCCTTGAGACCCACGGCGGCCTTCCGGAGCTTATCAGGGAGGTAGCTCCCCTGGTGGACTACGCGAGCGTGGACATAAAGGACGAGACGGCCAAGGCCACGGAAGACTGGAAAGGTCTCGTTCTCAGGGAAGTGGAAAGCATCAAAATCCTAAGGAATGCGGGTGCAAAGGTCTACGCTAAGCTCGTCGTCACGAGGGAGACCAAGCTCGAAAACGTCCGCTGGTACGCGGGGCTTTTGAAAAACTTAGCTCCCCTCGTGATACAGCCCAAGGAACCGATTGACATCTCACAGGAGAGGCTCATGGAGTTCTACCGCGAGGCCGCGCTGACAATGGGAAAAAAGAACGTCGGGCTAAGCTTCCAGGTGCATAAGTACCTCAACGTTCTCTGA